The Candidatus Mycolicibacterium alkanivorans genome contains a region encoding:
- the acpS gene encoding holo-ACP synthase AcpS — translation MAIVGVGIDVVSIPEFAEQVGQPGTVFAETFTPGERRDAADKSSVAARHLAARWAAKEAVIKAWSGSRFAQRPVLPEGIHRDIEVVTDMWGRPKVRLTGAIAEHLADVTIHVSLTHEGDTAAAVAILETA, via the coding sequence GTGGCGATAGTCGGGGTGGGGATCGATGTGGTCTCCATTCCCGAATTCGCCGAGCAGGTCGGCCAGCCGGGAACGGTGTTCGCCGAGACGTTTACCCCGGGTGAGCGCCGCGACGCGGCCGACAAGAGCTCGGTCGCGGCGCGGCACCTGGCCGCCCGCTGGGCCGCCAAGGAGGCGGTGATCAAGGCCTGGTCGGGATCGCGGTTCGCCCAGCGTCCGGTGTTGCCGGAGGGTATCCACCGCGACATCGAGGTGGTCACCGACATGTGGGGCAGGCCCAAGGTCCGGCTGACGGGCGCCATCGCCGAGCACCTGGCCGATGTCACCATCCACGTGTCGCTGACCCACGAGGGCGACACCGCCGCCGCGGTGGCCATCCTCGAGACGGCTTGA
- a CDS encoding transposase, giving the protein MTISIDQSANAPQAARVGGEFFAVPAVGPQTRYEALRAYLLDCEPAAAVAERFGYTTAGLHSAVADFRAGAKNFFLDARPGPKTAPGKDAARTRIIALRAQGYSIDEIAAELAAEGIGLNRTGISEVINEAGLPRIWRRPDAARGGPRRQDLPRARALAADDYAQLPTDAPTRMAGLLLVLPDLLAVDLPALVTAAGYPGTRDIPAINYLLALLAVKLTGTRRVSHVHDLAADPGAALFTGLTALPKTTALTTYSYRLQHAKQKKFLTALDKASVAAGLATGEVLNLDFHAVMHWGEDAALEKHYVPSRSQRTRSVLTFFAEDADSHALLYANADLVKATQNNEVLDFAEHWKTVTGTHPALLVMDSKVTTQTQLGELTQRGIGFITLRARTPKLTAHLHALPTSAWTKLTVARAGGRTRRVQMIEDPAARLSTYPGTLRQLAVAGLGHDEPTILITNQHSMPAKQVIETYSRRMNIEQRLAEAIRSFHLDSLTGAVPLNIDLDVVLTVLAHTLCAALRRRIPGYATATPDTLQRRFLSTGGHILNHGNQIVVRLDRRTYSPVLRQANLPTTSVPWLGGRTVRYEFA; this is encoded by the coding sequence TTGACTATCAGTATCGACCAGTCAGCGAATGCCCCGCAAGCAGCCCGGGTGGGTGGCGAGTTCTTCGCCGTCCCCGCCGTGGGCCCGCAGACCCGCTACGAGGCATTGCGGGCCTATCTGCTCGACTGTGAACCCGCCGCGGCCGTAGCCGAGCGGTTCGGCTACACCACCGCCGGGCTGCACTCGGCGGTGGCCGACTTCCGCGCCGGGGCGAAGAACTTCTTCCTCGATGCCCGTCCCGGCCCCAAGACCGCACCCGGCAAAGACGCCGCCCGGACCCGGATCATCGCCCTGCGCGCGCAGGGGTACTCCATCGATGAGATCGCCGCCGAGCTGGCCGCCGAGGGCATCGGGTTGAACCGCACCGGGATCAGCGAGGTCATCAACGAGGCCGGCCTACCCCGGATCTGGCGCCGGCCCGACGCCGCCCGCGGCGGCCCCCGGCGCCAAGACCTGCCCCGGGCCCGCGCACTGGCCGCCGACGACTACGCCCAGCTGCCCACCGACGCGCCCACCCGGATGGCCGGGCTGCTGCTCGTGCTGCCCGACCTGCTCGCCGTGGACCTGCCCGCACTGGTCACCGCCGCCGGCTACCCCGGCACCCGCGACATCCCCGCGATCAACTACCTGCTCGCTCTGCTGGCGGTCAAGCTCACCGGCACCCGCCGTGTCTCCCACGTGCACGATCTGGCCGCCGACCCCGGCGCCGCGCTGTTCACCGGGCTCACCGCCCTGCCCAAGACGACCGCGCTGACCACGTACTCCTACCGCCTGCAACACGCCAAGCAGAAGAAGTTCCTGACCGCGTTGGACAAGGCTTCCGTCGCCGCGGGCCTGGCCACCGGCGAGGTGCTGAACCTGGACTTCCATGCCGTCATGCACTGGGGTGAGGACGCCGCGCTGGAAAAACACTACGTGCCCTCACGCTCGCAACGCACCCGCAGCGTGTTGACCTTCTTCGCCGAAGACGCCGACTCCCACGCCCTGCTCTACGCCAACGCCGACCTCGTCAAAGCCACCCAGAACAACGAGGTCCTCGACTTCGCCGAGCACTGGAAAACCGTCACCGGCACCCACCCCGCCCTGCTCGTCATGGACTCCAAGGTCACCACCCAAACCCAGCTCGGCGAACTGACCCAGCGCGGCATCGGCTTCATCACCCTGCGCGCCCGCACCCCCAAACTCACCGCCCACCTGCACGCGCTACCCACCAGCGCCTGGACGAAGCTGACCGTGGCCCGCGCCGGCGGCCGAACCCGCCGCGTCCAGATGATCGAAGACCCCGCCGCGCGACTATCGACCTACCCCGGCACGCTGCGTCAACTCGCCGTCGCCGGCCTGGGCCACGACGAGCCCACCATCCTGATCACCAACCAGCACTCGATGCCCGCCAAACAGGTCATCGAGACCTACTCCCGCAGAATGAACATCGAGCAACGCCTCGCCGAAGCGATCCGCTCCTTCCACCTGGACTCCCTCACCGGAGCCGTCCCCCTCAACATCGACCTCGACGTCGTGCTCACCGTCCTTGCCCACACCCTTTGCGCCGCCCTGCGCCGCCGCATCCCCGGCTACGCAACCGCCACCCCCGACACCCTGCAACGCCGGTTCCTGTCCACCGGCGGGCACATCCTCAACCACGGCAACCAGATCGTGGTCCGCCTCGACCGGCGCACCTACTCACCCGTACTGCGCCAAGCCAACCTGCCCACCACCTCCGTCCCCTGGCTCGGCGGCCGCACCGTGCGCTACGAGTTCGCATGA
- a CDS encoding dipeptidase, which produces MSDLVERVQAVLPSVRADLEDLVRIESVWADPARRDEVHRSARAVADLLIAAGFEAVDIVSEGGAPAVIARHAAPPGAPTVLLYAHHDVQPEGDASQWNSPPFEPIERDGRLYGRGSADDKAGIATHLAAFRAHGGAPPVGVTVFVEGEEESGSPSLGRLLAAHKDKLAADVIVIADSDNWTPDIPALTVSLRGLADCVVEVATLDHGLHSGLWGGVVPDALSVLVRLLASLHDDDGNVAVAGLHESSAADVDRGPQWVRAESGLLDGVREIGSGTVAQRMWAKPAITVIGIDTTPIAKASNTLIPRASAKVSMRVAPGGDAAAHLDALRRHLEQHTPWGARATVTPGDIGQPYAIDATGPVYEAARAAFRQAWGTDVVDMGMGGSIPFIAEFAAAFPEATILVTGVEDPGTQAHSVNESLHLGVLERAATTEALLLGKLGASRG; this is translated from the coding sequence ATGAGTGATCTCGTTGAGCGTGTGCAGGCCGTGCTGCCTTCGGTGCGCGCCGATCTCGAGGACCTGGTGCGCATCGAATCGGTGTGGGCCGACCCGGCCCGGCGCGACGAGGTGCACCGCAGCGCGCGGGCCGTCGCCGACCTGCTGATCGCGGCCGGTTTCGAGGCGGTCGACATCGTCAGCGAGGGCGGTGCCCCCGCGGTGATCGCCCGCCACGCCGCGCCGCCCGGCGCGCCGACCGTCCTGCTGTACGCCCATCATGATGTACAACCCGAAGGTGATGCCTCGCAATGGAATTCGCCGCCGTTTGAACCGATCGAACGCGACGGCCGGCTCTACGGGCGGGGTAGTGCTGACGACAAAGCCGGCATCGCCACCCATCTGGCGGCCTTCCGCGCGCACGGCGGTGCACCCCCGGTGGGGGTGACGGTATTCGTCGAAGGCGAAGAGGAATCCGGCTCGCCCTCGCTGGGCCGGCTGCTGGCCGCCCACAAAGACAAGCTCGCCGCCGACGTGATCGTGATCGCCGACTCGGACAACTGGACACCGGACATCCCGGCGCTGACGGTGTCGCTGCGCGGACTGGCCGACTGCGTGGTGGAGGTCGCCACCCTCGACCACGGCCTGCACTCCGGGCTCTGGGGCGGGGTGGTGCCCGACGCGCTGAGCGTGCTGGTGCGACTGCTGGCCAGCCTGCACGACGACGACGGCAACGTCGCGGTGGCTGGCTTGCACGAATCCAGCGCCGCGGACGTCGACCGCGGTCCGCAGTGGGTGCGCGCCGAGTCCGGCCTGCTCGACGGTGTCCGCGAAATCGGTTCCGGCACAGTCGCACAACGTATGTGGGCCAAACCGGCGATCACCGTGATCGGCATCGACACCACACCGATCGCCAAGGCGTCCAACACGCTCATCCCGCGGGCCAGTGCGAAGGTCAGCATGCGGGTGGCACCCGGCGGTGACGCCGCGGCCCACCTCGACGCGCTGCGCCGCCACCTCGAACAGCACACTCCGTGGGGCGCGCGAGCCACCGTCACACCGGGCGACATCGGCCAGCCCTACGCCATCGACGCGACCGGGCCGGTGTACGAGGCGGCCAGGGCGGCGTTCCGCCAGGCCTGGGGAACCGACGTCGTCGACATGGGCATGGGCGGGTCGATCCCGTTCATCGCCGAGTTCGCTGCGGCCTTCCCGGAGGCCACGATCCTGGTCACCGGTGTGGAGGATCCCGGCACCCAGGCGCACAGCGTCAACGAGAGCCTGCATCTGGGCGTGCTGGAGCGTGCCGCCACCACCGAGGCGCTGTTGCTGGGGAAGCTGGGGGCGTCACGTGGCTAA
- a CDS encoding MBL fold metallo-hydrolase RNA specificity domain-containing protein — protein sequence MANAALTLRCLGAASTVTGSKHLLEAEGKRILLDCGLFQGVKNLRELNWAALAVEPESIDAVVLSHAHLDHSGYLPRLVRDGFSGPIVCTEATAAVGEIILRDSAYLQERDAAFLNKHKASKHHPALPLYDSEDARRAIELFDTHPFGQEFSLPGEGPVLMFRRAGHILGAATVELAWHGRRIVFTGDLGRYDDPVMLDPDPVSAADYLLIESTYGDRLHDRADPADVLADVVAATVKRGGTVVVPAFAVGRAQTLLYYLWQLREAGRLPEVPVYLDSPMAINASDLLGTYRDDHRLAPEVYEWMCAMAVYTREAGQSMKISASTEPKIVISASGMATGGRILHHLKAFGPDPRNTIMVTGYQVPGTRGAAIAAGERYVRIYGEWVPINAEVANLAMLSAHADADELVRWAGGFQAPPRKVFVVHGEPQPADTLRTRLDREFGWQATVPRPNQLFDL from the coding sequence GTGGCTAACGCCGCCCTGACCCTGCGCTGTCTGGGCGCGGCGAGCACCGTCACCGGATCCAAACATCTTCTTGAAGCCGAAGGCAAGCGAATCCTGTTGGACTGCGGCCTGTTCCAGGGCGTGAAGAACCTGCGCGAGCTCAACTGGGCAGCTTTGGCCGTCGAGCCGGAAAGTATCGACGCGGTGGTCCTCTCGCACGCCCATCTTGATCACTCCGGGTACCTGCCGCGGTTGGTGCGCGACGGCTTCAGCGGGCCGATCGTGTGCACCGAGGCCACCGCCGCCGTCGGCGAGATCATCCTGCGTGACAGCGCCTACCTGCAGGAGCGCGACGCGGCATTCCTCAACAAGCACAAGGCCAGCAAGCATCACCCCGCGTTGCCGTTGTACGACAGCGAGGATGCCCGCCGGGCGATCGAGTTATTCGACACCCACCCCTTCGGGCAGGAGTTCAGTCTGCCCGGCGAGGGGCCGGTGTTGATGTTCCGCCGGGCCGGACACATTCTCGGGGCGGCGACCGTCGAGCTGGCCTGGCATGGCCGGCGCATCGTGTTCACCGGCGACCTGGGCCGCTACGACGACCCGGTCATGCTGGACCCGGACCCAGTCTCGGCCGCGGACTACCTGCTGATCGAGTCGACCTACGGCGATCGCCTGCACGATCGTGCCGACCCCGCCGACGTGCTCGCCGACGTCGTCGCCGCCACCGTGAAACGTGGCGGCACCGTGGTGGTTCCGGCGTTCGCGGTGGGCCGGGCCCAGACGCTGCTCTACTACCTGTGGCAGCTGCGTGAGGCCGGCCGGTTGCCGGAGGTGCCGGTCTATCTGGACAGCCCGATGGCGATCAACGCCAGCGACCTGCTGGGTACCTATCGTGACGATCACCGCTTGGCGCCGGAGGTCTACGAGTGGATGTGCGCGATGGCCGTGTACACGAGAGAAGCCGGGCAGTCCATGAAGATCTCGGCCAGTACCGAGCCGAAGATCGTGATCTCGGCCAGCGGCATGGCCACCGGGGGCCGGATCCTGCACCACCTCAAAGCATTCGGTCCGGACCCCCGCAACACGATCATGGTCACCGGTTACCAGGTGCCCGGCACCCGCGGCGCGGCGATCGCCGCCGGCGAGCGCTACGTCAGAATCTACGGCGAGTGGGTCCCGATCAACGCCGAGGTCGCCAACCTGGCGATGCTGTCGGCGCACGCCGACGCCGACGAACTCGTCCGCTGGGCCGGCGGGTTCCAGGCGCCGCCGCGAAAGGTGTTCGTCGTCCACGGTGAACCGCAGCCGGCCGACACCCTACGCACCCGGCTGGACCGCGAGTTCGGCTGGCAGGCAACGGTTCCCAGGCCGAACCAGTTGTTCGATCTCTGA